A window of Paracholeplasma manati genomic DNA:
GTTAGCCGCTTGTCAAACCACACCTGAACAAGGTGATAAGGTCTTGATCACGATTGAATTGTATGATGATGCATTATTGGTATCTAAGCAATTCAAAGTGAATGAAAATGTGACAGCAGAAGCCGCATTAGATGAACATTTAGAAGCGACTTATGAAGTGTATTCCTGGGGGAAGATGTTGCTAACCCTTACCTATCAAACGTTTAAATTAGAACCTGGTACTCAAGAATTCATCGCGTTTTATGTGAATGGTGAATCCTCGATGGTTGGGGTATCCGATTATTAT
This region includes:
- a CDS encoding DUF4430 domain-containing protein, which translates into the protein MSKWFKRIFLVVFLLTLSFGLAACQTTPEQGDKVLITIELYDDALLVSKQFKVNENVTAEAALDEHLEATYEVYSWGKMLLTLTYQTFKLEPGTQEFIAFYVNGESSMVGVSDYYVKDNDVLAFKLESWS